A window of the Salmo trutta chromosome 25, fSalTru1.1, whole genome shotgun sequence genome harbors these coding sequences:
- the gpr135 gene encoding G-protein coupled receptor 135, which yields MDFPVNIALLGTSNSTAPDNTSGTGLTLEIVTIAPVLHSFFTKASHGNLTGGGDENQQHIPVQSTEGNSVLQGITVAAQALVLLAIFFLSSLGNSAVVIVIIKHRQLRTVTNAFIMSLSLSDFLTAVLCLPFSFMMLFSKDGVWMFGDRFCVANGFFNACFGIISTLTMTLISFDRYYAIVRQPQEKIGRRKAITLLVAVWLTAVFFSIPWYLVMRTSKDLVVHKRGFYHLR from the exons ATGGATTTCCCCGTGAACATTGCATTGCTTGGCACCAGCAACTCCACCGCTCCAGACAACACCTCTGGCACGGGTTTAACGCTGGAAATAGTCACCATAGCACCGGTGTTACACAGCTTTTTTACGAAGGCAAGTCATGGAAACCTTACGGGCGGAGGCGACGAAAACCAACAACACATACCCGTGCAGAGCACGGAGGGAAACTCGGTCCTCCAGGGCATCACGGTGGCAGCCCAAGCCTTGGTGCTCCTGGCCATCTTCTTCCTCTCTAGTTTAGGGAATTCTGCGGTGGTGATTGTCATAATAAAACATCGACAGCTGAGAACCGTTACCAATGCTTTCATCATGTCCCTTTCACTGTCTGATTTCTTGACGGCCGTTCTTTGTTTACCGTTCTCGTTCATGATGCTCTTCAGCAAAGATGGTGTGTGGATGTTTGGAGACCGTTTCTGCGTCGCCAACGGGTTCTTCAACGCATGCTTTGGTATTATTTCCACACTGACAATGACTCTAATTTCTTTTGACCGGTATTATGCCATCGTGAGGCAACCTCAGGAGAAGATAGGCAGGAGGAAGGCCATAACGCTGTTGGTGGCAGTGTGGTTAACAGCAGTGTTTTTCTCCATTCCATGGTACCTGGTGATGCGAACATCCAAGGATCTAGTCGTCCATAAAAGGGGCTTCTACCACT TGAGATGA